In the genome of Pontibacter actiniarum, the window AATGGCATCATCTCCGGTGTAGTCAAACCAATCGAAGGTAGCTTGGCTGGTAGATGGTTTGTCTTGCGATGTGGCATACATACCGATGGTAGTGCCTACAAAACCGCCTGCTTTCCGTGTGCTCAGGTAGGTGCCGTCTACATTATCTCTTAGCAACTTCCAGTCACCTTCTTTTGTGGCATAAAAGAAATTATACTTACCGCCATCAAAGGCTACCTTTAACAGAAGCGGCTGTTTGCTTTCTTTTTTGCTCAGCTGTGTTTCTGCCAGCACAGTGCCATCAGCCTTCTTTAGCTGCACCACCTGCTTGCCACCCGATAGTGTTTTGCCTAGGGCATAGTAGTTCTTCTCTCCCTGGAAGGCAGCTATACCTGCAAATTCATTCTCGCTGGCTGGTTTAAACTCCATTTTAGTGCTGGCGCTACCGTTTAGGTGCTGTTGCCTTCTGGCAACAAATGATGGATTACTTTTTCCTGACAGCGTTTCCGGGCGAAGATTAAGCGTCAAGCTGCCATTTGGCTGAGTCAAACTATACCAGTCAGACTGAGGCGTGCGCAGCGTTAGCCAGTACATCGGCAGCTTACTCTCCTTAAAGTCTTCTCTATAGGTAAAGTTTCCGTTCAGCGGGAAGTCACTCTTCTGCCCCTGTGGCAGGTTCGGGCGGGTATAGGAATACTTTACCAGGTCACTTTCAGCATTGATAATCGGCCAGCCATCTTTCCAGGTAACAGGTGCCAGGAACGTTTCACGACCGATGTTGTAGTGATCTTCTGTATCGTAAGGGCGTGTAGCCAGGAAGATTGCCCACCACTCTCCGTTCTGCGTCTGCACCAAGTCAGCGTGGCCTGTGGCAGAAACTGGGTTAGGGCGGTCGTTTGGCAGGTGGCGCTGCGTCAGGATCGGGTTTTTCTCGTAAGGCTTATACGGTCCATTTACCTTTTCGCTTCGCAAGATAACTTCAGAGTGATTCACACTTGTGCCACCTTCTGCAGCCATTAAATAGTAGTAACCGTTGTGCTTGTATATGTGCGGGCCTTCGATCCAAACTGGCTTTTTGGAAAGGTCTACACCACCATTTACCAGTATTTCTGGAGCACTTACCGTCTTCAGGTTTTTATAGTCAAACTCCTGCATACGGATGGTACGATGCCCATCATAAAGCGGCTTGTTATCTGGTGACTCGCTATTGTAAATGATATAAGCTTTGCCACCTTCATCAAAAAACAACGATGGATCTATGCCATTTACCTCCGGCAACCATACCGGGTCTGACCAAGGACCCGCCGGATTTTTAGCCGTTACTACGAAGTTTCCGCCTTTATCAATCAAAGTGGTTACCATATAAAACGTACCATCGTGGTGCGCAATTGCCGGGGCAAAAATACCTCTCGATACGCCCAGCCCTTCCGTGTCCAGTTGCTCAGGCCTGTCCAGAATGTTACCAATCTGCTTCCAATTTACAAGGTCTTTGCTGTGGAAGATAGGCACACCAGGGTAGTAGGAAAAGGTAGAGGTGATCAGGTAATAATCCTCGCCTACTCTACATATACTTGGGTCTGGGTAGAAGCCGGGCAGTATCGGGTTTGTAAACTTCTCCTGTGCCGTTGCCGAAGTTGCCCCTAACAAAGTACAGGCAAAGACTCCTGCTGCAAAACTGAGTCTTTTTAATGCGCTGCTGTAATTAGCCATAGTTTTATACTTTCTGATACGGAATAACGACTTACTTTACTGCTGATGTTGCTGTTTCCGGGCGGCCACTCTCTGGTGGGCCAAGGTAGCTAGGTTTAGCACCGTCTGTTTCCACTACTATTTTCTGCAGCACCACTCCCGGGTCTACCATCCATACTTTCAATACATGCTGTCCTGGCTTCTCCACCTTGTGCTTCGACTGCGTCACGATAATGTTGTTACCTACCCACTCGTCCCAAGACTGTGTGGTGTTGTCCTTGTGAATGTTCACGATTTGCGGCGCTGCATCATCGATAGCCACAGCATAACGCAAGCCATCCGATTCGTTATAGTTAAGTGTTGGTGATACCAGTAGCTTCACGTTTACTTCACCGCTGTTGAGCAGGTACATGTCATACTCCAGTCGTGGACTATCTGATCCTGGCTTTTTGGATTTTGCAGTTACCGGAAAAGGAGCCACTGCTGATGCTGTGCGGCCCAGGTCAGGAATAACTTTCCATTGTGCATCGCCAGCCTCTATAGTGCGAGAGAAATTCTCAGCATTCATGGCTACATAGCCGTTGCTCTCTACAAAGCCTTTTACATTGTCAGCGGTAAGGTTAGCCGGGTTGTTGACTACTGCCTGTACTACCACACGCTTGCCATTAGGACCGGTAATAGTAACTGGCACACGCTGCTTACCCTTCGGTGCCTGCTTCCAGTTCACGCTCACAAACAGGCGCTGCTGGTCGTTTACTGCGCCTTGTTTCTGGTCTACCTGCAGCCACTCTGCTCCTGTTTGTACGGTATAGGTAAATGGCTTCTGCCCACGGTTAAAGATCTCGATGTAGTAAGACTGTTGTCCAAAAGGAGTTAATTCAGGTAACACTGCCTCGCCTTTAGCATTTGGCCACCAGTTTTCTGATCCTTCTATGGCCACGCCCATCTCAGAGCCAGCAGGAAGTGTAATTTCTTTCACCTCTGGCAATACATCCTTATCTGGTTGCTGCCAATAAGTATAGCTAATGTGCGTTTGGTCCATCATGTGGCTCCATTTACCGTTCGCAATGTCTTCGTTGTAGATTCTGGAAAGCTCCTGGTCTACATCAAAAAGTTCTTTAGCCTTTGTAGCATAACTGTTTGCAGCAGCACGGCCTTGCTTAGCGTAAAGTCTGTTTTTCGCTACTGCCAAGTATAAAGCGTTTAAATTAGCGCTTGCTTTTACCGGGTGCAGCACCAGTTGAAAGTATGCATCTTTATAATCTTGCGGCATCTTCTTGTAAAGCTGCTCTGCCTTCTCGGCCAGTTGCAGGTATTCAGCTACCACGCTTTCTGCTTCGCGATAGTTTGTAAGGCTATAGGTTTCTGGTGATAAAAGCTCAGGTTTACGACGCGAATTATACTTGCCATACTTAGCTAGCAGCTCCGCAATCTCTGTTGCATACTGCTGCGGGAACTGCTGTGCTGCCCACTGCTTTGTGTATTCATCCAGGCGCTCTGCCGGCCACTTTTCAGGGTTCCAGGCATAGTCCAGGAAGAAGGATGTCGGAAACTCCAT includes:
- a CDS encoding glycoside hydrolase family 43 protein; translated protein: MANYSSALKRLSFAAGVFACTLLGATSATAQEKFTNPILPGFYPDPSICRVGEDYYLITSTFSYYPGVPIFHSKDLVNWKQIGNILDRPEQLDTEGLGVSRGIFAPAIAHHDGTFYMVTTLIDKGGNFVVTAKNPAGPWSDPVWLPEVNGIDPSLFFDEGGKAYIIYNSESPDNKPLYDGHRTIRMQEFDYKNLKTVSAPEILVNGGVDLSKKPVWIEGPHIYKHNGYYYLMAAEGGTSVNHSEVILRSEKVNGPYKPYEKNPILTQRHLPNDRPNPVSATGHADLVQTQNGEWWAIFLATRPYDTEDHYNIGRETFLAPVTWKDGWPIINAESDLVKYSYTRPNLPQGQKSDFPLNGNFTYREDFKESKLPMYWLTLRTPQSDWYSLTQPNGSLTLNLRPETLSGKSNPSFVARRQQHLNGSASTKMEFKPASENEFAGIAAFQGEKNYYALGKTLSGGKQVVQLKKADGTVLAETQLSKKESKQPLLLKVAFDGGKYNFFYATKEGDWKLLRDNVDGTYLSTRKAGGFVGTTIGMYATSQDKPSTSQATFDWFDYTGDDAIYKDAATSMKQQK
- a CDS encoding glycosyl hydrolase 115 family protein, which gives rise to MKYSLLATTCKTQKRARRLPWAKHVYALLLVFGFVLMPQLTQAAANGDTYISSTNSKGSFALAASGKAAPLYVSSEDFAGVVRAAKDLQADVNRVTKVQPNLTIDKKAPKAKQVVLIGTLGKSPVIDKLVKSKKLDVSGIAGKWETYLVQVVDKPMRGVDQALVIAGSDKRGTIFGIYDVSAQIGVSPWYYWADVPVKQQQNLYVTPGRHTDGEPKVKYRGIFINDEAPALAGWATEKFGGFNSKFYANVFELVLRLKGNYLWPAMWGRAFYDDDPKNPELANEYGVVIGTSHHEPLSRAHDEWRRFGTGKWNYQTNKENLQKFWRDGIARMGKNESIVTIGMRGDGDEPMSEDSNIALLEQIVDDQRKIIADVTGKPASETPQIWALYKEVQDYYDKGMRVPDDVTLLLADDNWGNLRKLPKAGAKQHAGGFGVYYHFDYVGGPRNYKWINTNPLPRIWEQMHLAYEHNANKIWIVNVGDIKPMEFPTSFFLDYAWNPEKWPAERLDEYTKQWAAQQFPQQYATEIAELLAKYGKYNSRRKPELLSPETYSLTNYREAESVVAEYLQLAEKAEQLYKKMPQDYKDAYFQLVLHPVKASANLNALYLAVAKNRLYAKQGRAAANSYATKAKELFDVDQELSRIYNEDIANGKWSHMMDQTHISYTYWQQPDKDVLPEVKEITLPAGSEMGVAIEGSENWWPNAKGEAVLPELTPFGQQSYYIEIFNRGQKPFTYTVQTGAEWLQVDQKQGAVNDQQRLFVSVNWKQAPKGKQRVPVTITGPNGKRVVVQAVVNNPANLTADNVKGFVESNGYVAMNAENFSRTIEAGDAQWKVIPDLGRTASAVAPFPVTAKSKKPGSDSPRLEYDMYLLNSGEVNVKLLVSPTLNYNESDGLRYAVAIDDAAPQIVNIHKDNTTQSWDEWVGNNIIVTQSKHKVEKPGQHVLKVWMVDPGVVLQKIVVETDGAKPSYLGPPESGRPETATSAVK